A single window of Populus nigra chromosome 17, ddPopNigr1.1, whole genome shotgun sequence DNA harbors:
- the LOC133677582 gene encoding glucan endo-1,3-beta-glucosidase, basic isoform-like: MGCLRTTGLASSLSHTNTSTDACMLTTTIEDMLKRELVDYGDPATLQAGGGSIIELVLGVPDIDIPNLASSQDNADAWVQNNVIRYTNVRFRYIAVGNEERPADPFASAFFSAIQNLHNSISAAGLRNRTKVTTPTIAGALGDKRGYPPFQYPNIFVAMSDAFYSALERAGGGSLEIVLSESGWPSAGGGPETNIDNARIYSTNLVQLMKNGTTKRPGKPIETYILATFD; encoded by the exons ATGGGTTGCCTGCGCACAACAGGTCTGGCctcctctctctcacacacaaacACGTCCACGGACGCGTGCATGCTCACCACCACGATCGAGGAC ATGCTCAAACGGGAGCTTGTTGATTATGGAG ACCCAGCAACTCTTCAAGCTGGTGGAGGCTCCATCATCGAGCTCGTCCTTGGTGTTCCAGACATTGACATTCCAAACCTCGCTTCCAGTCAAGACAATGCAGATGCATGGGTGCAAAACAATGTGATAAGATACACTAATGTCAGGTTCAGATATATTGCTGTTGGAAATGAAGAGAGACCGGCTGATCCATTTGCTTCAGCATTTTTCTCTGCCATTCAAAACCTTCATAATTCAATTTCTGCTGCTGGTCTAAGGAATCGAACCAAAGTCACTACTCCTACCATTGCTGGTGCACTTGGAGACAAGCGCGGA TATCCACCGTTTCAATACCCTAATATTTTTGTTGCTATGTCGGATGCTTTTTACTCTGCACTTGAGAGGGCTGGTGGAGGTTCCTTGGAGATTGTTTTATCAGAGAGCGGTTGGCCCTCAGCTGGAGGAGGACCAGAAACCAACATTGATAATGCAAGAATTTACAGCACAAACCTGGTTCAACTAATGAAGAATGGCACTACAAAGAGGCCCGGAAAGCCGATTGAAACTTACATCTTAGCAACGTTTGACTAG
- the LOC133677156 gene encoding protein IQ-DOMAIN 12-like isoform X1 has protein sequence MARKKRWFGWVRRLFVSEQKPKAEKKSKRWKWVLGGLKVKQCLALPAPQRTVSEASETQKKYALTVALATAAAADAAVAAAHAAAEVVRLTGASHPSHHFTQGVETLAAITIQSAFRAYLARKALRALKGLVKLQAIVRGQVVRRQALIKLKHFPSNAKMRSEVQAKGITADGFCKSGENKHFVKSRKEVQEKETKVGEMILQLLKSKEVVEKEHKGKNDKRETQTDHMLVLNSQKSWNFSLRSKEDVEALLLKKQEANIKRERMMKYSFSNRERGNGLFEESQLAKESGRQNHQIKQWPNKEAYNRERMENLKSAAISNLFTGDIFSPAQVKTRSTRKQDFIEGLNTPVSFPRRSFGSMRPSLAGDGNSLPNSPVFPTYMAATQSAKLKARSMSTPKQREGFQDSCFE, from the exons ATGGCAAGGAAGAAGAGGTGGTTTGGTTGGGTGAGAAGGCTATTTGTCTCTGAGCAAAAACCAAAAGCAGAAAAG AAATCAAAGAGGTGGAAATGGGTTCTTGGAGGGCTCAAGGTCAAACAATGCCTTGCACTTCCAGCACCACAGAGAACAGTCAGTGAAGCAtcagaaacacaaaaaaagtatGCTTTGACTGTTGCCCTTGCAACAGCAGCTGCAGCTGATGCTGCTGTTGCCGCTGCTCATGCTGCAGCTGAGGTTGTCCGGCTCACAGGTGCCTCACATCCTTCCCATCATTTCACCCAAGGAGTGGAAACTTTGGCTGCCATTACAATACAAAGCGCTTTCCGTGCATATCTT GCAAGAAAAGCCTTACGAGCACTGAAGGGATTGGTGAAGCTTCAAGCCATTGTTCGTGGACAAGTTGTTAGACGCCAAGCACTCATCAAATTGAAACATTTTCCATCAAATGCAAAAATGCGGTCAGAAGTCCAGGCAAAAGGCATTACTGCAGATGGATTTTGTAAAAGCGGTGAAAATAAACATTTTGTCAAGTCAAGGAAGGAGGTGCAAGAGAAGGAAACTAAGGTAGGAGAGATGATCTTGCAGCTCCTCAAGTCAAAGGAGGTGGTTGAGAAAGAACATAAG GGGAAGAACGATAAAAGAGAAACTCAAACAGATCATATG CTTGTATTGAACAGCCAAAAGAGTTGGAATTTTAGCTTGCGTTCGAAGGAAGATGTGGAAGCTCTGTTGTTAAAAAAGCAAGAGGCTAACATCAAAAGAGAGCGAATGATGAAATACTCATTTTCCAACCGG gAGAGAGGAAATGGTCTATTCGAAGAATCGCAACTCGCCAAGGAAAGTGGTAGACAGAATCACCAGATAAAACAGTGGCCGAACAAAGAGGCCTATAATAGAGAAAGGATGGAGAATTTGAAATCAGCTGCCATCTCTAATTTGTTTACTGGTGATATATTCAGCCCAGCACAAGTTAAGACCAGAAGTACCCGAAAACAAGACTTTATAGAAGGGTTGAATACACCTGTGTCCTTCCCCAGAAGATCATTTGGCAGCATGCGACCAAGTTTGGCTGGAGACGGTAATTCCTTGCCAAATTCCCCAGTTTTTCCTACTTACATGGCTGCAACGCAATCTGCAAAGTTAAAGGCAAGGTCGATGAGCACACCAAAGCAACGAGAAGGATTTCAAGATTCTTGCTTTGAGTAG
- the LOC133677156 gene encoding protein IQ-DOMAIN 12-like isoform X2 translates to MARKKRWFGWVRRLFVSEQKPKAEKKSKRWKWVLGGLKVKQCLALPAPQRTVSEASETQKKYALTVALATAAAADAAVAAAHAAAEVVRLTGASHPSHHFTQGVETLAAITIQSAFRAYLARKALRALKGLVKLQAIVRGQVVRRQALIKLKHFPSNAKMRSEVQAKGITADGFCKSGENKHFVKSRKEVQEKETKVGEMILQLLKSKEVVEKEHKGKNDKRETQTDHMLVLNSQKSWNFSLRSKEDVEALLLKKQEANIKRERMMKYSFSNRILQHNFSFRREEMVYSKNRNSPRKVVDRITR, encoded by the exons ATGGCAAGGAAGAAGAGGTGGTTTGGTTGGGTGAGAAGGCTATTTGTCTCTGAGCAAAAACCAAAAGCAGAAAAG AAATCAAAGAGGTGGAAATGGGTTCTTGGAGGGCTCAAGGTCAAACAATGCCTTGCACTTCCAGCACCACAGAGAACAGTCAGTGAAGCAtcagaaacacaaaaaaagtatGCTTTGACTGTTGCCCTTGCAACAGCAGCTGCAGCTGATGCTGCTGTTGCCGCTGCTCATGCTGCAGCTGAGGTTGTCCGGCTCACAGGTGCCTCACATCCTTCCCATCATTTCACCCAAGGAGTGGAAACTTTGGCTGCCATTACAATACAAAGCGCTTTCCGTGCATATCTT GCAAGAAAAGCCTTACGAGCACTGAAGGGATTGGTGAAGCTTCAAGCCATTGTTCGTGGACAAGTTGTTAGACGCCAAGCACTCATCAAATTGAAACATTTTCCATCAAATGCAAAAATGCGGTCAGAAGTCCAGGCAAAAGGCATTACTGCAGATGGATTTTGTAAAAGCGGTGAAAATAAACATTTTGTCAAGTCAAGGAAGGAGGTGCAAGAGAAGGAAACTAAGGTAGGAGAGATGATCTTGCAGCTCCTCAAGTCAAAGGAGGTGGTTGAGAAAGAACATAAG GGGAAGAACGATAAAAGAGAAACTCAAACAGATCATATG CTTGTATTGAACAGCCAAAAGAGTTGGAATTTTAGCTTGCGTTCGAAGGAAGATGTGGAAGCTCTGTTGTTAAAAAAGCAAGAGGCTAACATCAAAAGAGAGCGAATGATGAAATACTCATTTTCCAACCGG ATTCTgcaacataatttttctttcaggAGAGAGGAAATGGTCTATTCGAAGAATCGCAACTCGCCAAGGAAAGTGGTAGACAGAATCACCAGATAA